The proteins below come from a single Cyanobacteria bacterium GSL.Bin1 genomic window:
- a CDS encoding lipid kinase, with protein sequence MPSALLLVNPHSRQGQKSLPIIKHHLEAMGLTLLQKSSEYPHQIPDLIRNYQDQVNLVIIGGGDGTLNAAIAGIVETQLPLGILPLGTANDLARTLAIPSTLAEACQVIVNGKQQVIDLGKVNEQYFFNVASLGLSVDITDQLTKQAKRRWGILAYAATAVRVLWKSRPFTAQIHHRGEVIKVKTVQIAIGNGRHYGGGMTIVHDAKIHDQRLDLYSLEIRHWWEMIKLLPNLWLGRYPAKKVRLLEGQEFLIETKKPRSINTDGEITAETPAKFEVVPQALKVIIP encoded by the coding sequence TCTCGTCAGGGTCAAAAAAGTCTGCCTATTATTAAACATCACTTGGAAGCGATGGGCTTAACGTTGCTGCAAAAAAGTAGTGAATACCCGCACCAAATTCCTGATTTAATTCGTAATTACCAAGATCAAGTTAACTTAGTGATTATCGGAGGCGGTGATGGCACACTTAACGCAGCAATTGCAGGCATTGTTGAGACACAATTACCTCTTGGCATTCTACCATTGGGCACCGCAAATGATTTAGCCCGAACGCTAGCCATCCCTTCTACTCTAGCAGAGGCTTGTCAAGTCATTGTGAACGGGAAACAGCAAGTGATTGATTTGGGAAAAGTCAATGAACAATACTTCTTTAATGTTGCAAGTTTGGGTTTAAGTGTTGATATTACCGATCAACTCACCAAACAGGCAAAACGGCGCTGGGGGATTTTAGCGTATGCCGCAACTGCTGTCAGAGTCTTATGGAAATCTCGCCCTTTCACGGCTCAAATTCATCATCGGGGAGAGGTGATTAAGGTCAAAACGGTGCAAATCGCGATTGGGAATGGTCGCCATTATGGCGGCGGGATGACCATTGTTCACGATGCCAAAATTCATGACCAACGCTTGGATTTATATAGTCTAGAAATTCGACATTGGTGGGAAATGATTAAGCTACTGCCGAATTTATGGTTAGGACGCTATCCGGCGAAAAAAGTCAGGTTATTAGAAGGACAAGAATTTTTGATTGAGACGAAAAAGCCGCGTTCGATCAATACAGATGGTGAAATTACTGCGGAAACCCCTGCCAAGTTTGAAGTGGT